A genomic stretch from Streptomyces sp. QL37 includes:
- a CDS encoding TrkA family potassium uptake protein translates to MHIVIMGCGRVGAALAQTLEQQGHTVAVIDQDPTAFRRLGSGFGGRRVSGVGFDQDTLREAGIEEAGAFAAVSSGDNSNIIAARVAREMFGIENVAARIYDPRRAEVYQRLGIPTVATVRWTADQMLRRLLPSGAEPLWRDPSGGVQLAEVHTTPSWIGHKISTLQEETGVRVAFLTRLGEAILPTSQTVLQEGDLVHVMMRTDEIAKVEEAFAEGPEEGGH, encoded by the coding sequence GTGCACATCGTCATCATGGGCTGCGGGCGCGTCGGCGCCGCTCTCGCACAGACCCTGGAGCAGCAGGGGCACACGGTCGCCGTGATCGACCAGGACCCCACGGCGTTCCGCCGGCTCGGTTCCGGCTTCGGCGGCCGGCGGGTCAGCGGGGTCGGCTTCGACCAGGACACCCTGCGTGAGGCGGGGATCGAGGAGGCCGGAGCGTTCGCGGCCGTCAGCAGCGGCGACAACTCCAACATCATCGCCGCCCGGGTGGCCCGCGAGATGTTCGGCATCGAGAACGTCGCGGCGCGCATCTACGACCCGCGGCGAGCCGAGGTCTACCAGCGTCTGGGCATCCCCACGGTCGCCACGGTCCGGTGGACGGCGGACCAGATGCTGCGACGGCTGCTGCCGTCGGGCGCCGAGCCGCTGTGGCGCGACCCGAGCGGCGGTGTGCAGCTCGCGGAGGTGCACACCACTCCGTCCTGGATCGGGCACAAGATCAGCACACTGCAGGAGGAGACGGGCGTCCGCGTCGCCTTCCTCACCCGGTTGGGTGAGGCCATTCTGCCCACGTCGCAGACGGTTCTGCAGGAGGGCGACCTGGTCCACGTGATGATGCGTACGGACGAGATCGCGAAGGTCGAGGAGGCCTTTGCCGAAGGTCCCGAGGAGGGCGGTCACTGA
- a CDS encoding PaaI family thioesterase, translated as MSGTSARLTPPAGAVKPVRHPDAPAPGEVLGSHYEHCFGCGGGQPHGLHLQAKAGEGVSVTAEFTVKPAHQGAPGLAHGGVLATAMDETLGALSWLLRVIAVTGRLETDYVLPVPVDTVLFLEAEVTAVHGRKIYCRATGRTGGPEGPVAVRAEALFIEVKVDHFIDNGRPEEIQAAMSDPNQVRRARAFEVNP; from the coding sequence GTGAGTGGAACATCTGCACGTCTGACACCCCCGGCCGGCGCGGTGAAGCCCGTCCGGCATCCCGATGCTCCCGCACCCGGCGAGGTCCTCGGGTCCCACTACGAACACTGTTTCGGCTGTGGGGGTGGGCAGCCGCACGGACTGCATCTCCAGGCGAAGGCCGGAGAGGGCGTGAGCGTCACCGCCGAGTTCACCGTGAAGCCCGCCCACCAGGGCGCTCCGGGGCTGGCGCACGGCGGGGTCCTGGCGACGGCCATGGACGAGACGCTCGGCGCGCTGAGCTGGCTGCTGCGGGTCATCGCGGTGACCGGCCGGCTGGAGACGGATTACGTCCTGCCGGTGCCCGTCGACACGGTGCTCTTCCTGGAGGCCGAAGTCACCGCGGTGCACGGCCGGAAGATCTACTGCCGTGCGACGGGTCGGACCGGCGGTCCCGAAGGGCCCGTGGCCGTCCGTGCGGAAGCCCTCTTCATCGAGGTCAAGGTGGACCACTTCATCGACAACGGACGACCGGAGGAGATCCAGGCCGCGATGTCCGATCCGAACCAGGTCAGGCGCGCCCGCGCCTTCGAGGTGAACCCCTGA
- the dut gene encoding dUTP diphosphatase, whose product MRHPVDVLIRRVDPDVPIPGYGHPGDAGADLVTTEAAELAPGERAVLPTGVSIALPDGYAAFVHPRSGLAARCGVALVNAPGTVDAGYRGEIKVIVVNLDPRETVRFERFDRIAQLVVQQVEKVRFHEVTELPGSARAEGGFGSTGGHAAVDGVTGGNNQGGNSYASVVSDREGR is encoded by the coding sequence ATGCGCCACCCCGTCGACGTACTCATCCGCCGGGTCGACCCGGACGTGCCGATTCCCGGCTACGGACACCCGGGTGACGCCGGTGCCGATCTGGTCACCACAGAGGCGGCGGAGCTCGCCCCGGGCGAACGGGCGGTGCTCCCCACCGGGGTGTCGATCGCCCTGCCCGACGGCTACGCCGCCTTCGTCCACCCCCGCTCGGGCCTCGCCGCCCGCTGCGGAGTGGCCCTCGTGAACGCCCCAGGGACGGTCGATGCCGGGTACCGTGGGGAGATCAAGGTCATCGTGGTCAATCTCGACCCACGCGAGACCGTGAGGTTCGAACGGTTCGACCGGATTGCCCAACTGGTCGTCCAGCAGGTCGAGAAGGTGCGCTTCCACGAGGTGACGGAGCTCCCCGGCTCGGCGCGGGCCGAGGGGGGCTTCGGATCCACCGGCGGTCACGCCGCCGTGGACGGCGTCACGGGCGGTAACAACCAGGGTGGGAACAGCTACGCTTCGGTCGTATCCGACCGGGAAGGACGTTGA
- a CDS encoding ABC transporter ATP-binding protein yields the protein MTRSTDGQSGTALAESPADGPMVRIEDLHRSYGTGAAAVHALRGVSFEIPRGELVALKGRSGSGKTTLLNLVGGLDTPDGGRVTVDGTDLSGLGEDGLLELRRDRIGFIFQSFGLIPILTAAENVGVPMRLRRTDAHEREERVALLLSLVGLGDHALQRPGELSGGQQQRVAIARALANRPALLIADEPTGQLDAETGLAVMQLLRAVVRSEGVTVLVATHDPQLLGFADRVLELSDGHIVEHD from the coding sequence ATGACACGGAGCACCGACGGACAGTCCGGCACGGCCCTGGCCGAGAGCCCGGCCGACGGGCCCATGGTGCGGATCGAGGACCTGCACCGTTCGTACGGGACCGGCGCAGCCGCCGTGCACGCCCTGCGGGGGGTCTCCTTCGAGATCCCGCGCGGAGAGCTCGTCGCGCTCAAGGGCCGCTCGGGATCGGGCAAGACCACCCTGCTCAATCTCGTCGGCGGGCTCGACACACCGGACGGCGGCCGCGTCACCGTCGACGGCACCGATCTCTCCGGGCTCGGCGAGGACGGGCTCCTGGAGCTGCGGCGGGACCGGATCGGCTTCATCTTCCAGTCGTTCGGCCTGATCCCGATCCTGACCGCGGCGGAGAACGTCGGCGTACCCATGCGCCTGCGCAGGACCGACGCGCACGAGCGCGAGGAGCGCGTGGCCCTGCTGCTCTCCCTGGTGGGCCTCGGTGATCACGCCCTGCAGCGTCCCGGGGAGCTCTCCGGCGGCCAGCAGCAGCGGGTGGCCATCGCCCGCGCGCTCGCCAACCGGCCCGCCCTCCTGATCGCCGACGAGCCCACCGGACAGCTCGACGCGGAGACCGGGCTCGCGGTCATGCAGCTGCTGCGGGCCGTCGTGCGCAGCGAGGGCGTCACCGTCCTGGTCGCCACCCACGACCCGCAGCTGCTCGGCTTCGCCGACCGGGTCCTGGAGCTCAGCGACGGGCACATCGTCGAGCACGACTGA
- a CDS encoding OB-fold nucleic acid binding domain-containing protein, translating into MSAVPRSEKSGGTTRPSGRFRRMLDRLSSSQEDLESEELQEDTHASGCTRISECSDRQIVKVTGTLRTVTLRPRAGVPALEAELFDGTAPLDVVWLGRRSIVGIEPGRKLIASGRVAMSHGRRVLFNPKYELRPLGKE; encoded by the coding sequence ATGAGCGCTGTTCCCCGATCCGAGAAGTCAGGCGGGACCACGAGGCCGTCCGGCCGGTTCCGCCGCATGCTCGACCGGCTGTCCAGCTCCCAGGAGGACCTGGAGTCCGAGGAGCTGCAGGAGGACACCCACGCTTCGGGCTGCACGCGCATTTCCGAGTGCTCGGACCGTCAGATCGTCAAGGTCACTGGTACCTTGCGGACGGTCACCCTGCGTCCGCGCGCCGGAGTGCCCGCCCTGGAGGCGGAGCTCTTCGACGGCACCGCGCCGCTCGACGTGGTCTGGCTGGGCCGGCGTTCCATCGTCGGCATCGAGCCGGGCCGCAAGCTCATAGCGTCGGGCCGCGTAGCCATGAGCCACGGCCGCCGGGTGCTGTTCAACCCCAAATACGAACTCCGACCGCTCGGCAAGGAGTAG
- a CDS encoding DUF4193 domain-containing protein, producing MATDYDTPRKTDDDVDQDSLEELKARRSDKTASAVDVDEFDAAEGLELPGADLSNEELAVRVLPKQADEFTCMSCFLVHHRSQLAREKNGQPICRDCD from the coding sequence ATGGCAACGGATTACGACACCCCACGCAAGACCGACGACGACGTGGACCAGGACAGCCTCGAAGAGCTCAAGGCTCGTCGGAGCGACAAGACGGCATCCGCCGTCGACGTGGACGAGTTCGACGCGGCAGAAGGACTGGAGCTGCCCGGCGCAGACCTGTCCAACGAAGAGCTGGCCGTGCGGGTTCTGCCCAAGCAGGCCGATGAGTTCACCTGCATGAGCTGCTTCCTCGTGCACCACCGGAGCCAGCTCGCGCGCGAGAAGAACGGCCAGCCCATCTGCCGCGACTGCGACTGA
- a CDS encoding DUF3093 domain-containing protein has protein sequence MQPSAPPFDERLTAPRSWWLIAFGIGVACALMLLPLGALPMLGGLVAGTAAACVGVSSYGSARIRVVAGALVAGDARIPLEALGDAEVLDGDEARAWRSYKADPRAFMLLRSYVPTAVRVKVTDPADPTPYLYLSTREPQALVAALAPVSA, from the coding sequence ATGCAGCCTTCCGCACCTCCCTTCGACGAACGTCTCACCGCACCCCGTTCGTGGTGGCTCATCGCCTTCGGGATCGGCGTCGCCTGCGCGCTGATGCTCCTGCCTCTCGGCGCCCTGCCGATGCTCGGCGGCCTGGTCGCGGGTACGGCCGCGGCGTGCGTGGGCGTGAGCTCCTACGGTTCCGCGCGCATCCGGGTCGTGGCGGGCGCCCTCGTCGCCGGCGATGCCCGGATCCCCCTGGAAGCACTCGGCGACGCCGAGGTGCTGGACGGGGACGAGGCTCGCGCCTGGCGCTCGTACAAGGCGGATCCCCGGGCGTTCATGCTGCTGCGCAGCTACGTCCCGACGGCGGTGCGGGTGAAGGTCACGGATCCGGCCGACCCGACGCCGTACCTCTATCTGTCGACCCGGGAGCCGCAGGCCCTGGTGGCGGCCCTCGCGCCCGTATCCGCCTGA
- a CDS encoding DUF3710 domain-containing protein — protein MFGRRKNSGSAKDTADEAREAEQVADELDDTAEGGPRRTNLPPAPRPDGPWDISEVSQPGEGRVDLGGIFVPGVEGMELRVEVAGDAIVAATVVLRDSAVQLQAFAAPKKEGIWGEVREEIASGITQQGGVIDEVEGPLGWELRAQVPVQLPDGKTGVQLVRFIGVDGPRWFLRGVISGQGAVQPEAAGLLETIFQDTVVVRGDGPMAPRDPIVLKLPNDAQMVPEGVQQEDQESSKFSGGMGQLQRGPEITEVR, from the coding sequence GTGTTCGGACGTCGCAAGAACAGTGGTTCCGCCAAGGACACGGCGGACGAAGCGCGCGAGGCCGAGCAGGTCGCCGACGAGCTCGACGACACCGCCGAGGGCGGTCCGCGCCGTACCAACCTTCCTCCGGCTCCCCGTCCCGACGGGCCGTGGGACATCTCCGAGGTCTCCCAGCCCGGCGAGGGCCGGGTGGACCTGGGCGGCATCTTCGTGCCCGGAGTCGAGGGCATGGAGCTCCGGGTGGAGGTCGCCGGTGACGCGATCGTCGCGGCGACCGTCGTGCTGCGCGACAGCGCGGTCCAGCTCCAGGCCTTCGCCGCTCCCAAGAAGGAGGGCATCTGGGGCGAGGTGCGCGAGGAGATCGCCTCGGGCATCACCCAGCAGGGCGGAGTCATCGACGAGGTCGAGGGCCCGCTGGGCTGGGAACTGCGCGCCCAGGTCCCCGTACAGCTTCCGGACGGGAAGACCGGCGTACAGCTGGTGCGCTTCATCGGCGTCGACGGACCGCGCTGGTTCCTGCGCGGTGTGATCTCCGGCCAGGGCGCCGTCCAGCCGGAGGCCGCCGGACTGCTGGAGACGATCTTCCAGGACACCGTCGTCGTGCGCGGTGACGGTCCGATGGCCCCGCGGGACCCGATCGTCCTCAAGCTTCCCAACGACGCCCAGATGGTGCCCGAGGGTGTGCAGCAGGAGGACCAGGAGAGCTCGAAGTTCTCCGGCGGCATGGGCCAGCTCCAGCGCGGACCCGAGATCACCGAGGTGCGCTGA
- a CDS encoding DUF3159 domain-containing protein, with translation MTSLDKPTSETDQPHRTDPQDADAKAVTEAALFEAFGGVRGMVETVLPGLLFVTIFTINKDLTASAVAALAVSLLLVVVRLLRKDTVKHAFSGVFGVAFGVLFAKMTGNAKDFYLPGMIYTLGLALAYLVTTVAGVPLIGLILGPVFKENLSWRTRNPGRKKAYAKASYAWGLILLAKCAILFPLYWWADTAQLGWVLVALKIPPFLLAVYLTWVFLAKAPPPIDVFAEMEAEEQAEKDRKAVQDGLAPEFAQAEQDLTTGRAGTERDAGPARHRRTD, from the coding sequence GTGACGTCTCTCGACAAGCCGACGTCCGAAACGGACCAGCCCCACCGCACCGACCCGCAGGACGCCGACGCGAAGGCGGTCACGGAAGCCGCGCTCTTCGAGGCCTTCGGCGGCGTGCGCGGCATGGTGGAGACAGTCCTGCCGGGGCTGCTCTTCGTCACGATCTTCACCATCAACAAGGACCTGACGGCCTCGGCGGTCGCCGCGCTGGCCGTCTCGTTGCTCCTCGTCGTCGTCCGGCTGCTCCGCAAGGACACCGTCAAGCACGCCTTCAGCGGCGTCTTCGGCGTGGCCTTCGGTGTGCTCTTCGCGAAGATGACGGGCAACGCCAAGGACTTCTACCTGCCGGGCATGATCTACACGCTCGGACTGGCCCTCGCCTACCTCGTCACGACGGTCGCCGGAGTTCCGCTGATCGGGCTGATCCTCGGCCCGGTCTTCAAGGAGAACCTCTCCTGGCGCACCAGGAACCCCGGCCGCAAGAAGGCGTACGCCAAGGCCAGCTACGCCTGGGGGCTGATCCTGCTCGCCAAGTGCGCGATCCTCTTCCCGCTGTACTGGTGGGCCGACACCGCTCAGCTCGGGTGGGTGCTGGTCGCGCTCAAGATCCCGCCGTTCCTGCTCGCGGTGTATCTGACCTGGGTCTTCCTCGCCAAGGCGCCGCCGCCCATCGACGTCTTCGCCGAGATGGAGGCGGAGGAGCAGGCAGAGAAGGACCGCAAGGCTGTCCAGGACGGCCTGGCCCCCGAATTCGCACAGGCCGAGCAGGACCTGACCACGGGCCGCGCCGGCACGGAGCGCGACGCCGGCCCCGCCAGGCACCGCCGCACGGACTGA
- a CDS encoding response regulator has product MTRVLVVDDEPQIVRALVINLKARRYEVDAAPDGATALQLAAARHPDVVVLDLGLPDMDGVEVIRGLRGWTRVPILVLSARHTSDEKVEALDAGADDYVTKPFGMDELLARLRAAVRRAEPVGQDVGDDLVVVETEGFTVDLSAKKVHREGRDVRLTPTEWHLLEVLVRNAGRLVSQKQLLQEVWGPSYGTETNYLRVYMAQLRRKLEADPSHPRHFVTEPGMGYRFERGRSVPE; this is encoded by the coding sequence ATGACCCGGGTGCTCGTGGTCGACGACGAGCCGCAGATCGTGCGCGCCCTCGTGATCAATCTGAAAGCGCGCAGGTACGAGGTGGACGCGGCGCCCGACGGGGCCACCGCCCTCCAGCTCGCGGCGGCACGCCACCCCGACGTCGTCGTCCTCGACCTCGGGCTTCCGGACATGGACGGCGTCGAGGTGATCAGGGGGCTGCGCGGCTGGACCCGGGTGCCGATCCTCGTGCTCTCCGCACGCCACACCTCCGACGAGAAGGTCGAGGCACTGGACGCCGGTGCCGACGACTACGTCACCAAGCCGTTCGGCATGGACGAGCTGCTGGCCCGGCTGCGCGCCGCGGTGCGCCGGGCGGAACCGGTCGGCCAGGACGTCGGCGACGACCTGGTGGTCGTCGAGACCGAGGGGTTCACCGTCGACCTGTCGGCGAAGAAGGTGCACCGTGAGGGCCGCGACGTGCGGCTCACGCCCACCGAGTGGCACCTGCTGGAGGTTCTCGTCCGTAACGCCGGGCGACTCGTCAGCCAGAAGCAGTTGCTCCAGGAGGTCTGGGGGCCCTCGTACGGCACCGAGACCAACTATCTGCGGGTGTACATGGCGCAGCTGCGCCGCAAGCTGGAGGCGGATCCCTCGCACCCCAGGCACTTCGTGACCGAGCCCGGCATGGGTTACCGCTTCGAGCGGGGACGGTCTGTTCCGGAGTGA
- a CDS encoding DUF4118 domain-containing protein — MGRGKLRIYLGAAPGVGKTYAMLSEAHRRVERGTDCVVAFIEHHDRPRTEVLLHGLEQIRRRDIEYRSAVFAEMDVDAVLERAPAVALVDELAHTNVPGSRNAKRWQDVEELLKAGIDVVSTVNIQHLESLGDVVESITGVRQQETIPDEVARRADQIELVDMSPQALRRRMAHGNIYQSDKVDAALSNYFRPGNLTALRELALLWVADRVDEYLQQYRGEHDISAPWQARERIVVGLTGGPEGRTLIRRASRMAAKGSGSEILAVYIARSDGLTSASPKELAVQRTLVEDLGGTFHHVIGDDIPSALLAFARGVNATQIVLGSSRRKTWQYIYGPGVGATVARESGPDLDVHIVTHEEVAKGRGLPIARGARLSRTRIVSGWLAGVGGPALLTLLLHGMENGPGLANDVLLFLFLTVVAALLGGLAPALASAAAGSLLLNYWFTPPTHTLTVQDPENFVAIVIFFAVAVAVASVVDLAARRTHQAARLRAESEILSTLAGSVLRGETALDALLDRVRETFGMESVALLERQSDVEPWTCAGSVGPAPVARPDDADVDMPVGDHMALALSGRVLPAEDRRVLGAFAAQAAVVLDRQRLVGEAEAARRLAEGNRIRTALLAAVSHDLRTPLAAIKAAVSSLRSDDVSWSDADEAELLAAIEDGADRLDHLVGNLLDMSRLQTGTVTPLIRELDLDEVVPMALGGVPEGSVDLDIPETLPMVAVDPGLLERAVANIVENAVKYSPGRERVTVAASALGERVELRVADRGRGVPDEAKERIFEPFQRYGDAPRGAGVGLGLAVARGFVESMGGTLDAEDTPGGGLTMVLTLTAAPGQVRAGPVPPVRVAS; from the coding sequence ATGGGACGCGGCAAGCTACGGATCTACCTGGGTGCGGCACCCGGCGTCGGCAAGACCTACGCGATGCTGTCCGAGGCCCATCGACGGGTGGAGCGGGGCACGGACTGCGTCGTCGCGTTCATCGAGCACCACGACCGGCCGCGCACCGAGGTGCTGCTGCACGGCCTGGAGCAGATCCGGCGCCGTGACATCGAATACCGCTCGGCCGTCTTCGCCGAGATGGACGTCGACGCCGTCCTGGAGAGGGCGCCGGCCGTCGCTCTCGTGGACGAGCTCGCACACACCAACGTGCCCGGCTCCCGCAACGCCAAGCGCTGGCAGGACGTCGAGGAACTCCTCAAGGCCGGCATCGACGTCGTGTCCACGGTCAACATCCAGCACCTGGAGTCCCTCGGCGACGTCGTGGAGTCGATAACCGGCGTGCGGCAGCAGGAGACCATCCCCGACGAGGTCGCCCGGCGCGCCGATCAGATCGAGCTTGTCGACATGTCGCCCCAGGCGCTTCGCCGGCGTATGGCCCACGGCAACATCTACCAGTCGGACAAGGTCGACGCCGCCCTGTCCAACTACTTCCGCCCCGGCAATCTGACCGCCCTGCGCGAGCTGGCCCTCCTCTGGGTCGCCGACCGGGTCGACGAGTACCTCCAGCAGTACCGCGGCGAACACGACATCAGCGCCCCCTGGCAGGCCCGTGAGCGCATCGTCGTCGGACTGACCGGCGGACCGGAGGGCCGTACGCTCATCCGCCGTGCCTCCCGGATGGCCGCGAAGGGCTCCGGCAGCGAGATCCTCGCGGTGTACATCGCCCGCAGCGACGGACTGACCTCCGCGTCACCCAAGGAGCTCGCGGTCCAGCGCACCCTCGTGGAGGACCTCGGAGGCACCTTCCACCACGTCATCGGCGACGACATACCCTCGGCGCTCCTCGCGTTCGCCCGGGGCGTCAACGCCACCCAGATCGTCCTCGGCTCCAGCCGCCGCAAGACCTGGCAGTACATCTACGGCCCCGGGGTCGGCGCCACCGTCGCCCGCGAGTCGGGACCCGACCTCGACGTGCACATCGTCACGCACGAGGAGGTCGCCAAGGGGCGCGGGCTGCCGATCGCCCGCGGGGCCCGGCTCAGCCGCACCCGGATCGTCTCGGGCTGGCTCGCCGGCGTCGGCGGACCGGCCCTCCTGACCCTGCTCCTGCACGGGATGGAGAACGGCCCGGGACTCGCCAACGACGTCCTGCTCTTCCTCTTCCTGACCGTCGTCGCCGCGCTCCTCGGGGGCCTGGCACCCGCGCTCGCGTCCGCCGCGGCGGGCTCCCTGCTCCTGAACTACTGGTTCACACCGCCCACCCACACCCTGACCGTCCAGGACCCCGAGAACTTCGTCGCCATCGTGATCTTCTTCGCGGTGGCGGTCGCGGTCGCCTCCGTGGTCGACCTGGCGGCCCGGCGCACCCATCAGGCGGCACGGCTGCGCGCCGAGTCGGAGATACTCTCCACCCTCGCCGGGAGCGTCCTACGGGGCGAGACGGCCCTGGACGCCCTGCTCGACCGGGTCCGTGAGACCTTCGGCATGGAGTCCGTCGCCCTCCTGGAGCGGCAGAGCGACGTCGAGCCCTGGACCTGCGCCGGATCCGTCGGGCCCGCGCCGGTGGCCCGGCCCGACGACGCGGACGTGGACATGCCCGTCGGCGACCACATGGCGCTGGCGCTCTCCGGCCGCGTGCTGCCCGCGGAGGACCGCAGGGTCCTCGGCGCCTTCGCCGCGCAGGCCGCCGTGGTGCTCGACCGCCAGCGCCTGGTGGGGGAGGCGGAGGCCGCCAGACGGCTCGCCGAGGGCAACCGGATCAGGACCGCGCTGCTCGCCGCCGTCAGCCACGACCTGCGTACCCCGCTGGCCGCGATCAAGGCCGCGGTGAGCTCCCTGCGCTCCGACGACGTCTCCTGGTCCGACGCGGACGAGGCGGAGCTCCTCGCGGCCATCGAGGACGGCGCCGACCGCCTGGACCACCTGGTCGGCAATCTGCTCGACATGTCGCGCCTCCAGACCGGCACGGTCACCCCGCTGATCCGCGAGCTCGACCTCGACGAGGTCGTCCCGATGGCCCTCGGCGGCGTTCCCGAGGGCAGCGTCGACCTGGACATCCCCGAGACGCTGCCCATGGTCGCCGTGGACCCGGGACTGCTGGAGCGGGCGGTCGCCAACATCGTCGAGAACGCCGTCAAGTACAGCCCCGGCCGGGAACGCGTCACCGTCGCGGCCAGCGCCCTGGGTGAACGCGTCGAGCTGAGGGTGGCCGACCGCGGCCGCGGAGTCCCGGACGAAGCCAAGGAACGCATATTCGAGCCGTTCCAGCGGTACGGTGACGCTCCGCGCGGCGCCGGGGTCGGCCTCGGACTCGCCGTCGCCCGCGGCTTCGTCGAGTCCATGGGCGGCACGCTGGACGCCGAGGACACCCCTGGTGGCGGTCTCACCATGGTCCTCACGCTCACGGCCGCGCCGGGGCAGGTGCGGGCCGGCCCCGTGCCACCCGTCCGCGTCGCCTCGTGA
- a CDS encoding TrkA family potassium uptake protein, whose translation MRVAIAGAGAVGRSIAAELLENGHEVLLIDKAPTAISVERVPMAEWLLADACEITSLDEAALQRCNVVIASTGDDKVNLVVSLLAKTEYGVPRVVARVNNPKNEWLFNESWGVDVAVSTPRLMSALVEEAVSVGDLVRLLRFSHGDANLVELTLPPESALAGIRVSDVAWPEDTSLVTIIRGTRVLTPSPEETLEAGDELLFVAAQAREEQLEDLLSVRREPAED comes from the coding sequence ATGCGCGTCGCGATTGCCGGGGCCGGTGCGGTGGGCCGTTCCATCGCGGCCGAGCTCCTGGAGAACGGGCACGAGGTACTGCTGATCGACAAGGCGCCGACCGCCATCTCGGTGGAGCGCGTCCCGATGGCCGAGTGGCTCCTCGCGGACGCCTGCGAGATCACGTCGCTCGACGAGGCGGCGCTCCAGCGGTGCAACGTCGTGATCGCCTCGACGGGTGACGACAAGGTCAACCTGGTCGTCTCGCTGCTCGCGAAGACCGAGTACGGCGTCCCGAGGGTCGTGGCCCGGGTGAACAACCCGAAGAACGAGTGGCTGTTCAACGAGTCCTGGGGCGTCGATGTCGCGGTCTCCACTCCGCGTCTGATGTCCGCCCTGGTCGAGGAGGCGGTGAGCGTCGGCGATCTCGTCCGGCTGCTGCGCTTCAGCCACGGCGACGCGAACCTGGTCGAGCTGACGCTGCCTCCGGAGTCGGCACTGGCCGGCATCCGGGTGAGTGATGTGGCCTGGCCCGAGGACACCTCGCTCGTCACGATCATCCGCGGCACGCGGGTGCTGACGCCGAGCCCCGAGGAGACCCTGGAGGCCGGTGACGAGCTGCTGTTCGTGGCCGCCCAGGCCCGCGAGGAGCAGCTGGAGGACCTGCTGTCGGTCCGCCGCGAGCCCGCGGAGGACTGA